In a single window of the Antedon mediterranea chromosome 1, ecAntMedi1.1, whole genome shotgun sequence genome:
- the LOC140056524 gene encoding uncharacterized protein, translated as MPRAFLVKRRPQSNVAFPGDTQAQVPNKVIKSNSPIKPLPIRSALSTTELPSSRLFDLHEVELFNKCHSQFHQYYVTNDDRLSKDRYLKYNQSICEQVEYFKKAKSIEDLSKQLKKSADKEVISPTELQYSIFNLPDRKQVDSGRDSNEEVFVERIQTTDSLLNPTHKATIPPVYVTEILAKQRQKILAKHVVNIHNGFFAKKVSRRGRNKARQPIPGLEYIQNGTDMQYRNNTSLESSFATDDNAEDNAKTDGELNESEAKQTQRKYVCDICNKGFSRSNTLVTHKRIHTGDKPFECEICGRAFRQPGNLTRHRLIHTTVKPYKCSQCGKAFNRASNLHTHMRTHTNYKPFVCQYCGKGFHQKIDMKIHSYTHTGEKPHKCKKCGRGFKQLTHLTYHMRTHSDVKMYTCTYCGKGFNQKGNLQAHIYGHTGERPYRCELCGKGFTLASTLNTHRRTHANRLAIPTFTSNTLSSYGALHLSPKTDE; from the exons ATGCCCCGTGCTTTTCTAGTAAAACGTAGGCCCCAGAGTAATGTAGCGTTCCCAGGTGATACGCAAGCACAGGTGCCAAATAAAG TCATAAAAAGTAATTCTCCGATTAAGCCGCTTCCAATACGCAGTGCATTATCAACCACCGAACTTCCGTCTTCACGGCTTTTTGATTTGCACGAAGTTGAACTTTTCAACAAATGTCATTCACAGTTCCACCAGTATTACGTGACCAATGACGATCGTCTGTCCAAAGACAGATACCTGAAATACAACCAAAGCATATGTGAACAGgttgaatattttaaaaaagcaaAATCAATTGAAGATTTGTCTAAACAGCTAAAGAAGAGTGCTGATAAAGAAGTGATCTCCCCAACCGAACTCCAATATTCGATATTTAATCTACCGGACCGGAAACAGGTAGACTCAGGGAGAGATTCTAACGAAGAAGTCTTTGTAGAAAGAATACAAACCACTGATTCCCTTCTCAACCCTACCCATAAAGCGACTATTCCCCCTGTGTACGTAACTGAAATATTGGCAAAACAGAGACAGAAAATCTTGGCTAAACATGTTGTTAACATACATAACGGGTTTTTCGCCAAGAAAGTTAGTCGCAGAGGGCGTAATAAAGCCAGACAGCCAATCCCTGGACTAGAATACATACAGAATGGCACAGATATGCAATATAGAAATAATACATCGCTCGAGTCATCTTTCGCAACGGACGATAACGCAGAAGACAACGCCAAAACGGATGGAGAGTTAAATGAGTCGGAAGCGAAACAAACACAACGCAAATACGTCTGCGATATATGTAATAAAGGATTCAGCAGAAGTAATACACTTGTGACTCATAAG CGTATTCATACAGGTGACAAGCCATTTGAATGCGAGATATGCGGGCGCGCATTTCGGCAACCTGGAAACCTAACTCGCCATCGCCTAATACACACAACAGTTAAACCATATAAGTGTTCACAGTGTGGCAAG GCCTTCAATCGTGCATCAAATCTTCATACGCACATGCGCACTCACACAAACTACAAACCATTCGTATGTCAGTACTGTGGTAAAGGATTTCATCAGAAAATCGACATGAAGATTCATTCGTACACTCATACAG GTGAGAAACCGCACAAGTGTAAAAAATGCGGTAGAGGATTCAAACAGCTAACACATTTGACCTATCACATGAGAACACACTCTGACGTCAAAATGTACACATGCACATACTGTGGTAAAGGCTTCAACCAAAAGGGAAACCTACAAGCTCACATATACGGACATACAG GAGAGAGGCCGTACCGCTGTGAGCTGTGTGGTAAGGGGTTTACGTTGGCGAGTACACTAAACACACATCGAAGAACGCATGCAAACCGGCTAGCCATCCCTACATTCACATCCAACACCCTGTCATCTTACGGTGCTTTGCACCTTTCACCCAAGACTGATGAATAG